A window of the Zeugodacus cucurbitae isolate PBARC_wt_2022May chromosome 2, idZeuCucr1.2, whole genome shotgun sequence genome harbors these coding sequences:
- the LOC105218963 gene encoding serine/threonine-protein kinase ULK3 isoform X2, with amino-acid sequence MTLPRITDYDLLEKLGVGSYSTVYKARHKKERSYHAIKIVEMSTLSDSSRENLITEIRLLRSLNHKYIVTLQDFFWDDKKIYIVLEFCNAGNLSAFIRSKKSLPEATCRFFLRQLAAAVQYMRANDICHFDLKPQNLLLTRNPNVILKVADFGFAQHLKLGEINQQLKGSPLYMAPEIVRKHQYDAKADLWSIGVILYECLFGKAPYTSKSIEELLQRIRNAEKITIPANASISNECHDLLCRLLEHDPAKRISFDAFFAHPFIDLKTLPTEHTLQKASDLVTKAVEYDEKQNYKEAYYLYCSALQYFVPLITEEADASKRLALRNRALTYLKRAEEIKNVLIDAEYKAAAAKDLLVKQVHSQQQAQLPSSSTAQTPQSNIAAVLEPDTRYKQLFALSHSSPQLKSALEIGRQGELYLYERKFKAALEAYTSALGMLVPFTNNEPKGERRNLLLQQLEIWMKEAESIKSILSAKEMVDEQKLTSVRHCSIQ; translated from the exons ATGACCCTGCCCCGCATCACCGACTACGACCTGCTGGAGAAACTTGGTGTTGGCAGCTATTCAACGGTCTATAAAGCACGTCACAAGAAGGAGCGCAGCTATCATGCCATTAAGATTGTAGAAATGTCAACGCTATCGGATAGTTCACGCGAAAACCTTATAACCGAGATAAGATTACTACGTTCACTCAACCACAAATACATTGTAACATTACAAGATTTCTTTTGGGATGATAA GAAAATTTACATTGTGCTGGAGTTTTGTAATGCTGGTAATTTGTCAGCCTTCATACGTTCGAAAAAATCATTACCAGAGGCCACTTGCCGCTTTTTTCTGCGTCAACTCGCAGCCGCTGTGCAGTATATGCGCGCAAATGATATCTGTCATTTCGATTTAAAACcacaaaatttattgttaaCGCGTAATCCGAATGTGATATTAAAAGTAGCCGATTTTGG TTTTGCGCAACATTTGAAGTTGGGCGAAATCAATCAGCAACTCAAAGGCTCACCACTCTATATGGCGCCAGAGATAGTGCGCAAACACCAATATGACGCCAAAGCCGATTTATGGAGTATTGGTGTGATTTTATACGAATGCCTTTTTGGCAAAGCGCCATACACTTCGAAGAGCATTGAAGAGCTATTACAGCGCATACGCAATGCAGAAAAGATAACCATACCGGCGAATGCGAGCATAAGCAATGAGTGTCACGATCTACTTTGCCGTTTACTGGAACACGATCCTGCCAAACGTATTTCATTCGATGCGTTTTTTGCACATCCCTTCATCGATCTCAAAACATTGCCAACAGAGCAT ACATTACAAAAAGCTTCCGATCTCGTCACCAAAGCCGTCGAATatgatgaaaaacaaaattacaaagagGCTTATTATTTATACTGCAGCGCGTTGCAATATTTTGTGCCGCTTATTACTGAGGAAGCAGATGCCAGCAAACGATTGGCGTTACGCAATCGTGCACTTACCTACCTCAAACGCGCtgaagaaatcaaaaatgttcTAATCGATGCTGAATATAAAGCCGCAGCGGCTAAAGATCTACTAGTGAAACAAGTGCATTCCCAGCAACAGGCGCAGCTGCCAAGCAGTTCCACTGCGCAAACGCCACAGTCTAATATAGCAGCGGTGCTGGAACCAGATACGCGTTACAAGCAGTTAT TTGCGCTCTCACACTCGAGTCCGCAATTGAAGAGTGCACTGGAGATTGGCCGCCAAGGTGAGCTCTATTTGTATGAGCGCAAATTCAAGGCAGCACTCGAGGCGTACACCTCCGCCTTGGGCATGTTAGTGCCGTTCACAAATAATGAACCGAAGGGCGAGCGCCGTAATTTGCTGCTGCAACAG TTGGAGATTTGGATGAAGGAGGCGGAGAGCATTAAGAGCATACTGTCTGCTAAGGAAATGGTTGATGAGCAGAAATTAACATCGGTGCGCCACTGTTCAATACAGTAG
- the LOC105218963 gene encoding serine/threonine-protein kinase ULK3 isoform X1, whose product MTLPRITDYDLLEKLGVGSYSTVYKARHKKERSYHAIKIVEMSTLSDSSRENLITEIRLLRSLNHKYIVTLQDFFWDDKKIYIVLEFCNAGNLSAFIRSKKSLPEATCRFFLRQLAAAVQYMRANDICHFDLKPQNLLLTRNPNVILKVADFGFAQHLKLGEINQQLKGSPLYMAPEIVRKHQYDAKADLWSIGVILYECLFGKAPYTSKSIEELLQRIRNAEKITIPANASISNECHDLLCRLLEHDPAKRISFDAFFAHPFIDLKTLPTEHTLQKASDLVTKAVEYDEKQNYKEAYYLYCSALQYFVPLITEEADASKRLALRNRALTYLKRAEEIKNVLIDAEYKAAAAKDLLVKQVHSQQQAQLPSSSTAQTPQSNIAAVLEPDTRYKQLFALSHSSPQLKSALEIGRQGELYLYERKFKAALEAYTSALGMLVPFTNNEPKGERRNLLLQQLEIWMKEAESIKSILSAKEMVDEQKLTSSCSYSNTFHSYHQHAQRFSYTRIRIYLIYSICLILLFVFYAHILEFKYIFMLLLK is encoded by the exons ATGACCCTGCCCCGCATCACCGACTACGACCTGCTGGAGAAACTTGGTGTTGGCAGCTATTCAACGGTCTATAAAGCACGTCACAAGAAGGAGCGCAGCTATCATGCCATTAAGATTGTAGAAATGTCAACGCTATCGGATAGTTCACGCGAAAACCTTATAACCGAGATAAGATTACTACGTTCACTCAACCACAAATACATTGTAACATTACAAGATTTCTTTTGGGATGATAA GAAAATTTACATTGTGCTGGAGTTTTGTAATGCTGGTAATTTGTCAGCCTTCATACGTTCGAAAAAATCATTACCAGAGGCCACTTGCCGCTTTTTTCTGCGTCAACTCGCAGCCGCTGTGCAGTATATGCGCGCAAATGATATCTGTCATTTCGATTTAAAACcacaaaatttattgttaaCGCGTAATCCGAATGTGATATTAAAAGTAGCCGATTTTGG TTTTGCGCAACATTTGAAGTTGGGCGAAATCAATCAGCAACTCAAAGGCTCACCACTCTATATGGCGCCAGAGATAGTGCGCAAACACCAATATGACGCCAAAGCCGATTTATGGAGTATTGGTGTGATTTTATACGAATGCCTTTTTGGCAAAGCGCCATACACTTCGAAGAGCATTGAAGAGCTATTACAGCGCATACGCAATGCAGAAAAGATAACCATACCGGCGAATGCGAGCATAAGCAATGAGTGTCACGATCTACTTTGCCGTTTACTGGAACACGATCCTGCCAAACGTATTTCATTCGATGCGTTTTTTGCACATCCCTTCATCGATCTCAAAACATTGCCAACAGAGCAT ACATTACAAAAAGCTTCCGATCTCGTCACCAAAGCCGTCGAATatgatgaaaaacaaaattacaaagagGCTTATTATTTATACTGCAGCGCGTTGCAATATTTTGTGCCGCTTATTACTGAGGAAGCAGATGCCAGCAAACGATTGGCGTTACGCAATCGTGCACTTACCTACCTCAAACGCGCtgaagaaatcaaaaatgttcTAATCGATGCTGAATATAAAGCCGCAGCGGCTAAAGATCTACTAGTGAAACAAGTGCATTCCCAGCAACAGGCGCAGCTGCCAAGCAGTTCCACTGCGCAAACGCCACAGTCTAATATAGCAGCGGTGCTGGAACCAGATACGCGTTACAAGCAGTTAT TTGCGCTCTCACACTCGAGTCCGCAATTGAAGAGTGCACTGGAGATTGGCCGCCAAGGTGAGCTCTATTTGTATGAGCGCAAATTCAAGGCAGCACTCGAGGCGTACACCTCCGCCTTGGGCATGTTAGTGCCGTTCACAAATAATGAACCGAAGGGCGAGCGCCGTAATTTGCTGCTGCAACAG TTGGAGATTTGGATGAAGGAGGCGGAGAGCATTAAGAGCATACTGTCTGCTAAGGAAATGGTTGATGAGCAGAAATTAACATCG AGCTGCAGTTACAGCAACACATTCCATTCGTATCACCAACACGCTCAGCGATTTTCATACACGCGTATacgcatatatttaatttatagcaTCTGCTTAATATtgctttttgtattttatgcacacattttagaatttaagtatatatttatgcttttattgaagtaa
- the LOC105218961 gene encoding nuclear pore complex protein Nup98-Nup96: MFGGTKPTFGTSTAGTAFGGFNSTTTSSPFGQSAFGSTTSAFGAAPTFGTQQQTPSLFGANTAQPQSTGLFGAANTTSAFGGTTTAQPAFGGFQQTGQTPSMFGAPQQTSNMSSVFGQSNTSAFGSAVKPGTLGGFGQTAAQPTTSLFGQPAAATSTSGFGSFGQTQPTTSNVFGSGTTMMMGANAGSSIAKYQPTIGTDTLMKAGQPNNVNTKQHCITAMKEYESKSLEELRLEDYMANRKGPQAGTSAATTGFFGSTTQPAATGTGLFGATAQPTTGLFGKQATATDNKSLFGGSAFGQANTSAFGAAAQPNSFMSKPFGAPATSGFGATTTDSSNLFGAKPAFGQAQPSLFGQTSTATTAPAFGQTTTGFAGFGAAAPAQQPSLFGAPAADANKPAFGLGTSSAANTGFGGFGTAATSTAGTGLFGAKPATTGFGAAPAFGATSTANTGFTNFSLGNTSGGLFNSTLNKPATSGFGAFGTQTSTAPLNFNSAATGTSMFGNAAAKPGGLFGSTLGQGATNTTGGLFGGGGTSAFGTGTTLGGFGSSTLGGGNMSLGGLGGNQQQQQPPIHQQILAKVTSPYGDNPIFKDLKRSDETDATRATNPAAQKAILETTMNQFKVSTRSSPSVVRVKPITSALTKKSLFEGLEEFDSSVETFSLKPNAKRLIIKQKPTNTVVGNSSSTNTSPNRQTGGVAQPSISTLRNESFSGKIPLDPPTSQAATKSSAYPGAAIAPQIGRESDIGRRESWLHPNNVERMRQQNLNTSIESVVPLNSTLSELVPRKPLDTFRATGGTSTTGTPLGRPTVSTVLENTFEEQTSREASRRDATDHHDESLFSNRSYPGDERSVLEEGAEEYEEHPTGITLRRIGYYTIPSLDDLKSYLSEDGSCIVPNFTVGREGYGNVYFGKEMDVAGLNLDEIVHFRNKEIIIYPDDDNKPPIGNGLNREAQVTLDQVWPHDKTKHEPIKDPVRLADMDWEGKLRRVCDKNDTRFIEYRPETGSWVFRVKHFSKYGLNDSDEEDEGVPTDPKKAKMGAAAGAQGATAVVAGQVVAANAASADKITMSALKNAQKISEDAARALDPKSLAAGAGAGNFYPMDESAEFMLMDKTQFLQANGNDYSLYDGQQQQIPRVTSPTAFLAREAGTDSHKLQLMKASFFGDDDLDNKSEGIGAEHENNYDFNRNQSRRAGGLFGKHLQDLQASTQNIWKEAGMGGALSEASSQLDFVLQASPLPPSSSGSVMSIMREIDTERSTPAAGSDSTAPLQMVKMPKFIVKPKVASVKGLAHQVPNANSLAFKLKGIWAADLGLHNYRRFKLGFGPQNTLIVPTTRKNLQHEVQNEHLYDVAPYIFKGRAANDFSNIVLQHIKISSVMHYEHFQESIVTHLELQLRNSLQEDIEGSECPWIKSDNGTDLIVKHLDEAIKQINLSPLEEYAVSVWSLCLALWGEHEELEGREPTSHFAVMCRRNLLSEWLENTLTEKDLLTKSVSKHTYLDHLLQLVMCHKVTEACELAVRYDDVNLSLLLSQLSSGPTVRQLMEDQLAAWHKDEADKFIQLERMKLYMLVAGVALMDSGHGPINTLDGIEWIKVLAIQLWYLSSPTASITDALLAYEKSFNSEEFYSLPPTPCYMDKTNLNEKHVLYDLRYHLLQLYSKRSHPMESLLNPATHTADPMDYRLSWLLLQTLEAIGYRHCSELSESQLHVGFASQLESNDLWEWAIFVLLHIKDRNQRELSVQNVLYRYVSVSKDVALSEKEKFVINNLGVPEKWIDYAKAVKAGAIGNYQLQAKYLLKAKQWALAHEVIFQHIAPDAVINDNLDYLHDLLSQFEGAEANKTIKVPNWSNQGQIFLDFIDINEKFKSLKSLKTEADIEARWENLKPQLADLCSRINLLPCPTAKHRLCQSEIAQNLACLVRGVLLVCPVLNPCLIIKIALERLPLPQEFAQQELRALLDTLVDDLAKVNASDNNELIMAK; the protein is encoded by the exons ATGTTTGGTGGAACTAAACCCACGTTTGGCACCTCTACGGCGGGCACTGCATTTGGTGGCTTCAACAGCACAACAACTTCTTCACCATTCGGCCAGTCTGCTTTCGGTTCGACAACATCAGCTTTTGGTGCTGCACCAACTTTTGGCACACAACAGCAAACGCCGTCATTGTTTGGTGCAAATACTGCACAACCTCAATCGACTGGGTTATTTGGTGCTGCAAATACTACTTCGGCTTTCGGCGGCACTACGACTGCTCAACCTGCATTTGGAG gaTTCCAGCAAACTGGGCAAACTCCATCGATGTTTGGCGCTCCACAACAGACTTCCAATATGAGTTCTGTTTTTGGACAATCTAATACATCTGCTTTTGGATCCGCTGTCAAACCCGGTACGCTAGGAGGCTTTGGACAGACTGCTGCGCAACCAACGACTTCATTATTTGGTCAACCTGCTGCTGCCACCAGCACATCTGGTTTTGGTTCGTTTGGTCAAACACAACCAACTACAAGCAATGTGTTTGGTAGTGGCACCACCATGATGATGGGCGCAAATGCCGGCTCGTCTATTGCAAAGTATCAACCAACAATTGGTACCGATACGCTCATGAAAGCTGGCCAACCGAATAATGTGAACACCAAACAGCATTGTATTACAGCCATGAAGGAGTACGAGAGCAAATCTTTGGAAGAATTGCGTTTAGAAGATTACATGGCCAATAGAAAAGGTCCACAAGCTGGCACATCTGCAGCAACTACCGGTTTCTTTGGTTCAACTACTCAACCCGCAGCAACAGGTACTGGTCTTTTTGGCGCCACCGCTCAACCAACTACCGGACTTTTTGGTAAACAAGCCACAGCAACAGATAACAAAAGCTTGTTTGGTGGTAGTGCATTTGGTCAAGCCAACACCTCCGCTTTCGGGGCAGCAGCGCAACCAAATAGTTTTATGTCCAAACCTTTCGGCGCACCAGCTACTAGTGGTTTTGGCGCAACCACAACGGACTCTTCTAATTTGTTTGGTGCTAAACCTGCTTTCGGACAGGCACAACCAAGTTTGTTTGGCCAAACatcgacagcaacaacagcgcctGCATTTGGACAAACTACAACCGGTTTCGCGGGATTTGGTGCCGCAGCGCCAGCGCAACAACCATCTCTGTTCGGCGCACCTGCCGCTGATGCTAACAAACCTGCATTCGGCTTAGGAACGTCATCGGCAGCCAACACCGGCTTTGGTGGATTTGGCACGGCGGCAACAAGCACGGCCGGCACTGGATTGTTCGGAGCCAAGCCTGCTACAACCGGTTTCGGCGCTGCGCCGGCTTTTGGCGCCACATCTACAGCCAATACGGGTTTCACGAATTTCTCACTGGGTAATACTAGTGGGGGTTTGTTCAATTCAACGCTAAACAAACCTGCGACTTCAGGATTTGGTGCATTTGGCACACAAACATCTACAGCACCATTGAATTTTAACAGCGCTGCCACTGGCACTTCAATGTTTGGCAATGCTGCCGCCAAGCCCGGCGGTCTTTTTGGCTCCACTCTCGGTCAGGGCGCTACTAACACGACTGGTGGACTTTTTGGTGGTGGCGGTACAAGTGCTTTTGGCACCGGTACCACTTTGGGTGGATTTGGTTCGAGTACTCTTGGTGGTGGAAATATGTCTCTTGGCGGACTTGGTggtaatcaacaacaacagcaaccacccATACATCAACAAATACTGGCTAAAGTCACTTCCCCCTATGGCGATAATCCCATTTTCAAGGATTTAAAGCGAAGCGACGAAACCGATGCCACACGTGCCACAAATCCAGCAGCACAAAAGGCAATACTCGAGACAACAATGAACCAATTTAAGGTTTCTACGCGCTCCAGTCCGAGTGTAGTGCGCGTCAAGCCAATCACGAGTGCGTTGACGAAAAAATCGCTTTTCGAAGGTCTTGAGGAATTTGATTCGTCTGTGGAGACCTTTAGTCTGAAACCAAATGCGAAACGTCTAATAATAAAGCAAAAGCCCACAAATACAGTGGTCGGCAACAGCTCAAGCACTAACACTAGTCCCAATAGACAAACGGGCGGTGTGGCTCAGCCATCTATATCCACGCTTCGCAACGAATCATTCTCGGGGAAAATACCATTAGATCCACCAACGTCGCAAGCAGCGACGAAATCTTCCGCATACCCTGGAGCAGCAATTGCGCCACAAATTGGACGCGAGAGTGATATTGGACGTCGAGAATCGTGGTTGCATCCCAATAATGTGGAGAGAATGCGTCAACAAAACTTGAATACGAGCATTGAAAGCGTTGTGCCGCTGAACAGCACACTCTCGGAATTGGTGCCACGAAAACCCTTGGACACTTTCCGCGCAACTGGTGGCACCAGCACAACGGGCACACCGCTCGGTCGTCCCACTGTTTCTACGGTGCTGGAGAATACATTTGAAGAGCAAACGAGCCGCGAGGCGTCACGTCGTGATGCCACCGATCATCATGACGAAAGCTTATTCTCCAATCGCTCATATCCTGGCGACGAGCGCTCTGTGCTCGAAGAAGGAGCCGAAGAATATGAAGAACACCCCACTGGTATCACACTAAGACGCATCGG TTACTACACGATACCATCACTGGACGATCTAAAGTCGTATCTCTCCGAGGATGGCTCCTGTATTGTGCCCAATTTCACTGTGGGTCGCGAAGGCTATGGTAATGTTTATTTTGGCAAGGAAATGGATGTGGCTGGCTTAAATCTGGATGAAATAG TACACTTCCGCAACAAGGAAATTATCATTTATCCCGATGATGACAATAAGCCACCCATCGGCAACGGCTTAAATCGCGAAGCGCAAGTGACTTTGGACCAAGTTTGGCCGCATGACAAAACCAAGCACGAGCCCATTAAGGATCCAGTGCGTCTGGCCGACATGGATTGGGAGGGGAAATTGCGCCGAGTTTGTGATAAGAATGATACACGTTTCATTGAATATCGTCCGGAGACAGGAAGTTGGGTGTTTCGTGTGAAGCATTTCTCGAAGTACGGGCTCAATGACAGCGATGAAGAGGACGAGGGTGTGCCAACAGATCCGAAGAAAGCAAAAATGGGCGCTGCAGCGGGAGCGCAAGGTGCCACAGCAGTGGTGGCGGGACAAGTTGTCGCAGCTAATGCTGCTTCAGCAGATAAAATTACAATGTCGGCattgaagaatgcacaaaaG ATTTCTGAGGATGCTGCACGTGCGCTGGATCCAAAGAGTCTCGCTGCCGGTGCTGGAGCCGGAAATTTTTATCCCATGGATGAGTCTGCCGAGTTCATGCTGATGGATAAGACAC AATTTCTCCAAGCAAATGGCAACGATTATTCGCTCTATGacggacagcaacaacaaattccaCGCGTAACTAGTCCAACAGCGTTTTTGGCACGTGAAGCCGGCACCGATTCACACAAGCTGCAATTGATGAAGGCTTCATTCTTCGGCGACGACGATTTGGATAATAAGTCCGAGGGCATTGGCGCCGAGCATGAAAACAATTACGATTTTAATCGCAATCAGAGTCGTCGTGCTGGTGGATTATTTGGAAAACATCTACAAGATTTGCAGGCCTCAACACAAAACATATGGAAGGAGGCCGGCATGGGCGGTGCGCTCTCGGAGGCATCGAGTCAATTGGATTTCGTTCTGCAGGCCTCGCCATTGCCACCATCTTCGTCGGGGTCCGTTATGAGCATTATGCGTGAAATTGACACCGAA CGTTCAACACCCGCCGCAGGTAGCGACTCAACAGCACCTTTGCAAATGGTTAAAATGCCGAAATTCATTGTGAAACCCAAAGTGGCGAGTGTGAAAGGGCTGGCACATCAAGTGCCAAATGCAAATTCTTTAGCCTTCAAATTGAAAGGCATATGGGCAGCGGATTTGGGCTTGCACAACTATCGGCGTTTCAAACTGGGTTTTGGGCCACAAAACACCCTCATTGTGCCAACCACACGCAAGAATCTGCAACATGAAGtgcaaa ATGAACACCTCTACGATGTGGCACCATATATATTCAAAGGACGCGCCGCAAATGATTTCAGCAACATTGTGTTGCAACACATCAAAATAAGCTCCGTCATGCATTACGAACACTTCCAGGAGAGCATTGTCACACATTTGGAGCTGCAATTGCGCAACTCACTGCAAGAGGACATTGAGGGCAGTGAATGTCCTTGGATCAAGTCAGATAATGGCACCGATTTGATTGTGAAACATCTCGACGAAGCGATCAAACAAATTAACCTGAGTCCCCTCGAGGAGTATGCCGTTTCGGTGTGGTCACTGTGCTTGGCATTATGGGGTGAACACGAAGAGCTGGAGGGACGCGAACCAACCTCCCACTTTGCTGTAATGTGTCGACGCAATTTACTCTCCGAATGGCTGGAGAATACATTGACCGAAAAAGATTTGCTCACGAAGAGCGTGTCCAAACACACGTATCTCGATCATTTGTTGCAGCTGGTGATGTGTCACAAAGTCACGGAAGCATGTGAGTTGGCTGTGCGTTACGACGACGTGAATCTTTCATTGTTGCTGTCACAACTCTCTTCGGGCCCCACTGTACGTCAGCTAATGGAGGATCAGTTGGCCGCTTGGCACAAAGACGAAGCCGATAAATTTATACAATTGGAACGTATGAAGTTGTACATGCTGGTTGCGGGTGTGGCGCTAATGGATTCCGGGCATGGTCCTATCAATACTTTGGATGGCATTGAATGGATTAAAGTGCTAGCG aTACAATTGTGGTACCTCTCATCGCCTACTGCATCTATAACTGATGCACTTTTGGCCTACGAGAAGTCCTTCAACTCAGAGGAATTCTACTCATTGCCGCCAACGCCGTGTTACATGGACAAAACCAATTTGAATGAAAAGCATGTGCTTTACGATTTGCGTTACCACTTACTGCAGCTATACTCGAAACGTAGCCATCCAATGGAGAGTCTCTTGAATCCGGCCACACACACTGCCGACCCAATGGACTATCGCTTGAG TTGGTTGCTGTTGCAAACATTGGAGGCCATCGGTTATCGCCACTGTTCCGAGCTGAGTGAGAGTCAATTGCATGTTGGCTTCGCCAGTCAACTGGAGAGTAATGATCTCTGGGAGTGGGCTATTTTCGTGCTATTGCATATTAAGGATCGTAATCAACGTGAATTGTCTGTACAGAATGTACTTTACCGTTATGTGAGTGTTTCCAAAGATGTGGCGCTGTCGGAAAAGGAGAAATTCGTTATCAATAATTTGGGCGTGCCAGAGAAATGGATTGATTATGCAAAAGCCGTGAAAGCGGGCGCTATTGGCAACTACCAATTGCAGgccaaatatttgttgaaagcAAAACAATGGGCATTGGCGCATGAAGTCATCTTCCAGCACATCGCACCCGATGCAGTTATCAATG ACAATCTCGACTACTTACACGATTTGTTGAGCCAGTTCGAGGGTGCGGAggcaaataaaaccataaaagtACCAAATTGGTCGAATCAGGGACAAatctttttagattttattgatattaatgAAAAG TTCAAGAGCTTGAAATCACTAAAGACCGAGGCCGATATTGAGGCACGTTGGGAGAATTTAAAACCACAATTGGCTGATTTATGTTCGCGCATAAATCTATTACCCTGCCCCACGGCCAAACATCGTCTGTGTCAGAGTGAGATCGCACAAAATCTCGCTTGTCTCGTGCGCGGCGTGCTGCTCGTCTGTCCCGTGTTGAATCCATGTTTGATTATAAAGATTGCATTGGAACGGCTGCCTTTGCCACAGGAATTTGCACAACAAGAGCTGCGGGCACTGCTCGACACGCTGGTCGATGATTTGGCTAAAGTGAATGCTAGCGATAACAACGAACTCATCATGGCTAAATGA
- the LOC105218962 gene encoding uncharacterized protein LOC105218962: MNYGRKTPSTYRSNHSVYSHTTGRSSTNLHSIKSRSMRSVRVPWYQRPILKNNQYIDIQKNSLLIGIFSIFLALFTIGTSIFDIYCLAMAAPGSTHYGYYIISYEFVYVGNKHVRNMLIVFALFSLILGLVILFTSILLVIALRKEYERKILPWLNTFAVFTIWRSLALIFFAIVNDLIFAYNIIMVLLWSIALVVCIYGWCVVYSLFLELTNLTKLEDLAHLRMGTMASLHASAANSLAGSRPTTPHSTVSTMPVG, encoded by the exons ATGAATTATGGCCGTAAGACACCGTCCACGTATCGCTCCAACCATTCGGTGTACTCGCACACCACGGGCAG ATCCTCGACAAATTTGCATTCGATAAAATCGCGTTCAATGCGCTCAGTGCGCGTGCCATGGTATCAGCGCCCTATTTTGAAGAACAACCAATACATAGATATACAAAAGAACTCGCTGTTAATTGGTATATTCTCTATT tttCTTGCACTCTTCACCATTGGCACTTCGATATTCGACATTTATTGTCTCGCTATGGCCGCACCTGGCTCAACCCACTATGGTTACTATATAATCTCGTATGAATTTGTTTACGTCGGCAACAAACATG tGCGGAACATGCTAATTGTGTTTGCCTTATTTTCGCTGATACTGGGATTAGTTATATTATTTACAAGTATTTTGCTTGTGATTGCACTTAGAAAG GAGTACGAGCGCAAAATCCTACCTTGGCTGAACACATTTGCTGTGTTCACTATTTGGCGTTCACTGGCATTGATCTTCTTCGCCATTGTTAACGATTTGATCTTTGCCTACAATATCATTATGGTATTGCTTTGGAGTATCGCTTTAGTTGTCTGCATCTATGGTTGGTGCGTGGTGTACTCACTATTCCTGGAATTAACCAATTTGACAAAATTGGAAGATTTGGCACATTTACGC ATGGGCACGATGGCTTCATTACATGCATCAGCTGCCAATTCCTTGGCTGGTTCACGTCCAACAACACCGCATAGCACTGTATCTACTATGCCAGTGGGTTAG